The Littorina saxatilis isolate snail1 unplaced genomic scaffold, US_GU_Lsax_2.0 scaffold_546, whole genome shotgun sequence nucleotide sequence cctttgtagaaagagatggattctgggcagaactagtttagcagctctacgctggagcgagttcagcttcttcaagtgaacttcactacacccgtcccatactatggaagcataatcaatatggggttttatgtgggcattgtaatcttgtgtctagattaataatgctttgtaactttgacaaaagaaacaggtttttagcaatttttttgcagattccattgatgtgagtctgccatttgagattattatcaacagtaagtcccagtaaacggtgctcagctacttgctcaatggagtgctcatttagggacagactcagagtcatttctgaaagttgatgtttttggcgagtgctgattatcatagactttgttttaactggattaataagcatacgatttgcagaacaccactcagaaacatcgtttaggctctgttgtaatttgtcttgaatttgtgcagggcttttccctgttgcatgtaaggtagtatcatctgctaacatatgacactcaacagattcggactgtaggtacaagggcaaatcatttatatacatgcaaaataatacaggtCCTAAAACAGACCCCTGTGGCACTCCACATTTCACAGTGCCCTGAGAAGAGTACGTATCGTGTACGTATACAGATTGAACCCTCTCTTTAAGATAAGAGTAAAAAAAAGCGACAGTGCTAGAACTTTTCAAATAACACTTTAATTTCTGTAGAAGGATCTCGTGATCCACgaggtcaaaagctttttttaggtccaagaaaacatcaccagaaatgtctaacctattgatggatgagtaccatgaatcagttaatctggcaagggcagtgttacatgaatgttgagagcgaaaaccagactgaagttgatgcaagagattgtggtcctccaaataagtaaccagatgtttttgaacatgcctttcaagaggcttagataatacagataacaaagatataggtctaaaatcatttaagtcttgagaaccttttttctttggcaaaggtatgactttcgcttttttaaattcttttggaAAATCATTGTGTTGAATACATAAATTATAAACATAAGTCAGAGACTCTACTATATAAGGAGTAGACAATTTTAATAATTTATTACTTATTTCATCAAGTCCGGAAGACTTTTTATTTTCTAACCTTGCTATGTACTGGCCAACTTCATGGATGGCCATTATCGGAATAACAAACGCATCCGTGTTTCTTAATTTTTCATCACAGAACATCTGCAAGCGTTCACAACAGGAATGTGGTTCTGTTCCTGGAGATTTTGAGTGAGAATCTACCAGTGATTCAGCAACGGACAAAAAATAATCGTTAAAGTCGTTGGCCTTTATATTCTGAGGAATACTACTATTTTTTGAGGAGTTGCCTTTTAAAAACGTGTTCAGGGCGCGCCAGACTTTTGAAACATCTTTGTTGTTACCCACAAGTTTATCAAAATATGATCGCTTCGCGTTTCTCACAAGATTCTTTACTCTGTTACGCGCTTTTTTATAATCTTCAaataatttgtttgtctttaacTGGTCGCGATACGCCATTGCTTCGATGATATCAATGGTTAACCAGGGAGGAAGTTTAGGatgtcttactcgtttccgcctcACAGGTGCATGTCGATTTACCACATCGATAAAGAGGGAATACCAGGCTTCAAGTGCCTCGTTAGGATCGGTATAATTAAGCACAGAAGCAAAAGGTGTACAATTCAAATCATTAAAGAAGAGACCTTGATtaaaatgtttaaaagaccTGTATGAAATATATGTGTGACCTTTTGATTCTGCCTTGGGTATTTTCATCAATTTGGAACAGCTTACAGGACTATGATCACTTACACTAAGGTCGGATACACAGGCACCCAAGACTGTGTCCGGATTATTCGTATAAATATGATCGAGCAATGTAGATGTCGTTGAAGTTACCCTTGTGGGTGACGTTACAAGCTGTTTAAGCCCAAATAACTGAGTAGTTGATTCCCAGCTGGGATGGGACTTTAACATGTCTATGTTAAAATCGCCAAGTAGCATAACGTCAGCATTGTGTTTGCTCTTATTATAAACATTGTCTAACATTTGTACAAAATGATCATACCACTCAAAATTTGCCGCAGGATTTCTATAAAGAAAACACACGAATTGAGGGGCCATTGATTTACTGGGTTTGAGTTCTAACCAAATGCATTCTACTGCGCTGGGTTCCAGGTCTATGCGTCTACGCGTAATGTGTTTAATTGAGTCATGAATATATACCGCGATTCCGGTCTGCCCTTGGATTTCTGGGTCTCGCCTTTCAACACAATAATCAACAATCGCGATATCATTATCGGAAACCCTGGAATCTAATCTTGATTCAGTAATACCAAATAAATGATAATTCGGAGACGCTTTTTCAAGGAAGGCACATACATCATGAACCTTATTATAGAGGTGATACACATTTAAATGACCAACACTGAGCATAATAAAACAAGgagtaaacacacacaatgataactaacacacacaataaatgttacaagaaaagcaaaacaacaactgtcACGAAAAAAGCAAAACGACAGTCAGTTCAAactataaacacaaacaacaaatttATGCCGGCAGTCTTGCAACACAATAAGTTTATGGTAAAGTTTCACAATAGCGTCACGCACCTCTGCGCTGACACTCGACTTCAAACCAACGAGCTCAGTGAGcctgacacaaacacaacaccgtTCAGGCGAAGCGGGCAGATTACACGGATTACGTGGCAGTTACCACTCACACACGCTGGAGGGAATATAGTCTTCAATCACGCCCTCGCAGATTTCCACATGAAACTTAGACAAGTGTTCTCCGAATGTTAGTGAGGATCCGAGTCAACACAGCACCACTGTCACATTTCAATGTGGCAAGAGCAGTAACATGTAGATATCGACTGTCCGCTCAGTAACAATGGAACTTTTGTTTGTACGGTTCTGATACGGCTGAATACAGCCACTTTTTCTTATAACAAAAGAGTGAAAACCACAAGAACACTACACTGTGACTTTCCGAGCCACACAGTCTGTATAGCACAACACGGCGATACGAACAGGAACAAACAGAAATTAAATTGGGGGAATCAGTGAAAGTAGTGCATAATGTGTAATCATATGAAAATGAGatgtctttcacacacacacacacacgcacacacgcacacacacacacaaacacacacacacccacacacacacacacacacacacacacaaagcacagtAACAGTTATACAAGGTGACAAGCACAATGCTaacttatttttttctgtctccaGAACTAGAGTTTatgggacataacgtggttataaTTATGTTAAGGTGTGACACGCGCTATTTTACACTAGCGTGTGAAGATGGGTCACTGTAGCTACATTGTTGCCTGCGGCATTGGCCACTGACTGTAGAATGGGGGTGGCGCCTGTTGCACAAAGGGGCTGAAGGCACTGTACATAGACGGGTGTAGCAGATGAGGGGGATAATGGGATTGGTGGAAGTGGCTGTGGGGGCCAGGCGGCGCGTGAAAATACCCACTGGGGTCAAGAACTGGGAAGGGGTGAAACCACCTATGGTGTGGCGGCTGGGTACCACCTGGTGCCAGCGCTGTGGCCTCAGTTGACCTGGGCGGTTGGCTGGGCTGCTCCGTTACGTAGTGGTGCTGGGGTCGATGGCTGGGCTGCTCGGGTACATACTGGTGCTGGGGGCGATGGCCGTGCTGGTCCGGTACACACTGGTGCTGGGGGCGATGGCAGGGCTGCACCGTTTCGTACTGCTGTTGAGGGCTATGCAGCGTCACGGCGCCCTGTGGAGGCTGCTGTGACATTGGTGGGTGTTGCGACCTTGGTGATAATGGCTGCTGAGTGGACTGTGATGTCTCACCAATGTCGTGTGGCGAAGTTTGAGGACTGGACATGCGTTGTCCTTTCACAGCAGCAGCATATGATGCCACGGGGTTCTGCTGACGCTCCCACAATGCAGACTTCACTTCGCGCAAGAACAGTGACAGTCCTTTGGGTGAGTAATGCACACTGTCTGCAAGGATCTGGCTGTCGAGGCATCCGTTTTCGTCAACCTTCCAGATCAACTGAAGAGACAGGAAGGTCACTTGTTCAGTGTTGCACAGAGCCTTCAGTCTGCTGTTAAAGTCCTTTATTTTCCGTGTCATTTTGTTCTGTCGGTGTGGGGGTATGGCTGCGACATAGACACAGGATGAAGGGAAGTGCTTTTTGACTGCTGATAGCAGATTAGCAAAACTCTGCACAAAGCTATCTAAGTCTCCCCTACAGTCATTTGTCCCGACGTTTAACACAACTTTCTTCACTGAAGGGTGAGTGCCGCTGTCAGTGACAATTGTTGTCAGGCGTTGGGTCGTGGTGCCTCGTAGAGTCCTGATCTCTGTAGCACCCGACCTGTCCAGACGCTTTTTGGCAATGTTTCCCAGGTTTGAGTCCCCGAGCAGGAAGTGTGTGCAGGTGGGGGGGATACGGAGTGTAGGGGAGCGATCAGTGGCGTTAAGAGCGACCGGGAACTGGTCACGGCAGGGCTCACGGTTAGCAGACTGACCGTTTTTAGGAGGGGGCGTGGTCGAGTCCTCGTCGTCAGAAAGGGAGGGCGCATATATCGCCCCTTGTTTGTGGTGATGGCAATGGCTTGAACACCGGACAGGGAAGGGCGAGAATCTGGAGGGAACGTTTGCTGAGAGGAGGAGGATTTGTGTTGCTCTTTCTCAACCTTTTGTAGTTCCCTGACTTTGTTTTCTAAGGCTTGGCATCGTTTTTTCATAGCGTCGCGTTCTCTATTGAGCTGCTCTACTGCCTCCCTCAGCTCCGCCACCTCTCTGTCACGATGCTGTTCGTTGGCTAGGATCGTTCTGTCCAGCTGAACTCTCATGTCTCTCATTTCCAACATGAGTTTGGTCACCAGGTCACTTTCACAACAACTACTACTGTCAGTTATGTCGACACTGTCTGAACCATCAGCTGTACAGATGTTACCGCTGGTTGGGGTGTCACCAGTGTCAGCAGCGGCGGCAGCAACAGTGGCGTCGTTGTCAGTGGTGTTAGTGACAGTACTGTCCGCACTAGTTGCTGACGAAACATTATCTTCGACAGCAATAGTGATAGCCTGGCTGTCATCAGTGTTGCGGACTTCATCGGTACTGGCTGCACCAAGAGTCTCGTCGTCGACGCTGTCGGCGAAAGTTGTATCTGTACTAGCAGCACTAGGTGTCTCGTCTTCGGCTCTGTCTGCAACGGTGGTAGCGGTACTAATTGCACCAGGTGTCTTCTCGGCGGCAGCAGCCATGACGTCACTACTGTGAGTACAGTCTGTACCTTCGCTGACTTCAGACGTGGGTAGCATCAGGTTGGCACCTTTGTATACCGAGCTGTTCTCGTCGATTGCATCAGAAAACTCCAGGAGTGTATGGACAACACCCTGCAAGCGCCTGAAGTCATCCTCCACCCAGTCACGGCATTGCCTTCCCTGCACCAGGAATGTGCAAGTGGTTggataaaaatgtatgacaatAAGTTTTTCACATGAAAAGTGCAGACGTATAGACGTCTGGATAAGAGCTGGTGGCAGTTTTCCAATGACTATGGCCGTGTCATCGTATTCACAGGCAAGTTGCTGAAGCTTGCCATCGACTGTACGGGAATAATCGACCCAGCTGGAGGAGTACCCGTGTGATGGCAAGTCGATCATATACCGGTACCTCAGAACAGCTCTCCATACCGGCATGAATTGTTTCTCACACTTGAAAGTTTTTTCATTGGGGTCTTTCTTGTGTTCGA carries:
- the LOC138954694 gene encoding uncharacterized protein — its product is MTRKIKDFNSRLKALCNTEQVTFLSLQLIWKVDENGCLDSQILADSVHYSPKGLSLFLREVKSALWERQQNPVASYAAAVKGQRMSSPQTSPHDIGETSQSTQQPLSPRSQHPPMSQQPPQGAVTLHSPQQQYETVQPCHRPQHQCVPDQHGHRPQHQYVPEQPSHRPQHHYVTEQPSQPPRSTEATALAPGGTQPPHHRWFHPFPVLDPSGYFHAPPGPHSHFHQSHYPPHLLHPSMYSAFSPFVQQAPPPFYSQWPMPQATM